The Aedes albopictus strain Foshan chromosome 1, AalbF5, whole genome shotgun sequence genomic interval tagtctgctaaacccagttatctggctgtggggcatgggagccaacgcttcaaccatcaatgcaattaaacattactcgatttactacatgagtgatccaaatatttgataattgttcgatctgttTTTGAAATGTAGCTTAAAATATTAaagcttctagtccaaatgcataaTAATAGTTCAATTCCGCTTCATTCAGGATTTGCTCAAgcagtttatattttttgttaagtTAAACTTAGAGGCTTCCTTAGAGGTTGAAGttagaattttctgtttcacaatagaaaacaatttcctTGACAATTTCCAAACCATTCGATTTAATGTAAAAATAGTGCGAAACAGTTtgttctgtatcacaatagacaacaatttcaaaacaattgaATCTAACGTGGAGCCAGTAATAAAGTCACTGCTCAAAGCAACACGTTTACCGTACATTTCACTGTTTAGAACAATttaaaaacataagaatcttctgtattacgatagaaaacaattcccacaCCATTGAATCAATTGTGGAACCAGGAGTGAAATCACTACTCagaacaatacgtttaccgttcgattcactgtttgaaacaattcgaaaacataagaatcttctgtatcataatagaaaacaatacccaaacaattgaattcaatgtacaaacagtacaaacagtatgttcggcttcacaatagaaaacaatttcaatacaattgaatcaaatgtggaaccagaAATAAAATTACtacccaaaacaatacgtttactgagcatttcattgtttgaaacaattcgaaaacataagaatcttctgtatcacattagaaaaccatgcccaaaccattgaatctaatgtaaaaTCAAAGTTTAAAACAGTATGTTTTCGGCttaactgttcaaaacaatacaaatacataaaaatcttcTGTATATTTGATACCACGTATCGGTATTACTAACATTTTATTTACATTAGAATCTTATGTTTTGCGAAAAAatatgtatggaaaaaagtccttttttgtattgttacgatacttaacaacctatacaattcaatgtgaaatcctcattcacatttgattctattgttagaaacatttgattctattgtttttctattgttattttaacattgaattctattgtgagagcatggttttcaatggtactgtcacattagaatcctatgtttttctattgtattttttatccgggaactcacttttgggtactttcattTTTCCgtgtagagcttgctgacgtttattcacctctctctttcaagcttgcaggcgggatagaatttgttttcatcggaaaacctttcctgatgacaacaaatcctattccgtctgcatgtttgaaagagaaaggtgaataaacgtcagcaagctctattgctcgacagcatcatcgtcatgacgcgacaatcatcatcaatagcaacaatcatcagatttcgtgtctttagcatacagtgtctttagtatTTCCGATAGAAATCTTTTGAGCGTGTTTGCAGACAGTACTAGAAGGGcattgatgattatgatgattgtGTCCAGTTGTATGCGTGCGCTTACTTTGCTATTGATGACCACGCGATTTATGCCGAGCAGATGAATGAAAGGAAAGGAAACAGTTGAGGAGAaagaggaaaagtgacagcttgaATGTTGGGTCGTGCAAGCTGAATGATGGAgaaaagtgtgtgtgtgtgtatatatagagataagtgacatttcaacacacgaacactagcttgaatttttccatacacaaaaatgcacgccagttcaaaggctattcagattgcatatgaaaatattacccaattgatttgggtaaaacggctaaataatgataaaactaacaatcggggtaagagtgcatatattttcccccaagtttcacaactacatctacaaaagagacacgcatacatttgaacgtgattaccactattgaACGGAGAGAAAGAGGGTGATATGTTGTAGAGGTGTCGGTTAGCATGAGGACAGTGTGTATGAGCAAAACAGCGATAGATTTTGGATTGCTTTTGGAAGATACGCGTATGATTCTTCCCTCATTCTGTTGGCGATGTTTCTGACGGACGGACGCGCGTTGCTAAGTAAATTTTCGATTTCGTAAAATGGACGCGTGtttagaatttgaaaaaaatgaagTATACTAcagtcggcaaaaccataagtaggaaaaccgctattattgagttgcctcaatagcgtatctgctacgagattccacaaaagtggtgataagactcccccttgggggcatccacaaacactcaatttcctaatcgccgcttgacgcaatgtcgagaagagatgtcggtttttgagcatttggtgaatccaattggaaatcattagagatataccatgaccccgtgcggcttccaatatggcatcgaaaggcacgctgtcgaaggcaccctcgatatctaagaaaacacccaagcaggattactTTTCAGCGAATGTCTTCTCGatgtcgtaaacaactttgtgagtcacagtggactttccagattggtaaacatgttggttcacatgaagaggcacattgggcagatgaacatcacggatgtgatgatcgacaatgcggtctaagcatttcagaagaaaagaggtaaaactgataggtctgaagctctttgcttcttcatacgacgcacgacccactttcggaataaactttacagtaatatcccgccagaatttgggaatataccctgtagcaaaactgcagacaagtagttgtttcaaaacatgtttgaaatgatcaaatcccttctgaagcaaaaaaggataaatcccatctgtcccaggagatttgaaaagagcaaagctattaagtgcccattaaATCGATttgaaagttatgatactccgagctgaagctaaagaatcataactgcaggaaaagacatcaggttcatccgaagatgtaatatccacacatccggggaagtgtgtactgaataaacattccaaaatttcctcatcagaggaagtgaaatcaccatttggcaaacgaagttagattttgcaaggattttgttcaaccgactggcctcactcagactggaaacatttgtacaaaggtttttccagccgtatCGTTccgcagaccgaagagctttctggtaggccttgcgagccgatctgaaagcctccgatcctgtagaacgtcgtctgttcctactttttctacattgttgctgagtttcgccagatcagagttccaccaaggggttcttcttcattggcgtagctagggggggttccaggggtgcctggcaccccctagaacaaatttggcaccccctagaatttttccttgatagtcacctaaaatttaagacttacacaataattctaatatttttctaaTGAAATGTGTCATGTCaaaaaaacttaagcacacccggaattacttatatgcctgttgtacgttttggatattggtgagaacaatcaacagacttctccatggattcctccagaaatatctctatctattcatacactgaaaaaaaggaCATAGTAATTCTGACTGTatcgagggtgaaattaaaacatctttactacttgatttttgtagaccatatttttttcttgaatctACCATGTGCAGGGTTCAATTTACTATGTCGATTTTTGTTTACATTTCATAGTATTCTTGAACCGCATTTCAAAGTTGATTTTACTATGGGCATGATAAACAGCATGGTTCGTTTAACCATGGCCATATGTTTCTAATTACAATGTGTATGGTATTAGCGGCAGTATCTTTCTTGCTTTATTTACATTCCGAAAATCGCTGAAAAATAAATTTAACTATAGTTTTATTGCTTTTCGATTATGATTACAAAATAAACATAAGGCTTATTTAATTTTAAGAATAGTATCCCAACAGCGGCTGAAACGGAGTGATTTGCCGACTTTAATGTTGTTTCTGCAGGATGTCCAGTTGGAATTTCATGACGTTGTCCGGAAGCTAGAGCGAAATTGCTTTTGCATGGACAAATGTTGGCCTGGCAGGGGATTCTTTCCGGGTACCGTGAGCGGGTCCAGGATGTTCCTAGCATTCAATGGATATTCCTGAAATTGCTGGAGCTGGCGAGAGCATTGTTTGTGGGTCAGCAATGTGCACTTCGATTAGATCGACTTCCAGAATGGCAGAGAGAGAATCGTTTGAGCTGGCGTGTAAGGGTATACTGTCCATGCCGGAGTTATCTATCATGGAAGCTGTTTACTACTGTAGAAGAAACCTTGTTTGTTGCATCACAAGTGCTGTTCACGATCAAAAGGAACCGCTGCAGCCGCAAATGTGGTTTTTTGGTTGAGTATGTTTCGTTGAGGTTCCCGATAAGacattccgaagggattccataAATCTCGACGCTCCTCGTCGATGCAAATATCCTTCcatgttcctccagtttcaagAGTGGCTGCCGAGTCCACAGTTCCCGCACGTAGATGTTTTTGTGGAGGAAGGTCAGTCAGTGGCCTGTTATTTAAAATAGAACAAATTCTTGCTGTAACAAAACATTATCGATATTCTTCGTTGTTTTGCCAATTAGAAAAGGGCTTTTCTAAGCATTTACATTTTTACTCCTACTGACCAAGgctccaattgggtttttaaattttggaaaatgttttgattttttgattttatacgaaagagcacctttttctgagccactatgatttttttcagattttttaaactttattttggtacctaaaatcaatttcaaagaaatttttgaaaatcaccttttgacagctgagcaactgcttgacagctccgcccagtacaaaatgcgacgaggggttattcgacaaatcgctcccatacaaacttcgaactgatttttaaataggttcccgggcaccaaaattcatgaaaatttggatttcggctcagtttggcatgcagattcagaatatggaattatctcaacaccgctaaagaagccaattgtcttCCTCACCTGTCTTCTATGCGGAAGCCACTGTCACAAGGAATCCACTGCCAGATGCTCTTCCGGTTTTACCCATCAGCAACTTATGCAATGTACTATTATGTACTAGAAATTTTTAGATTGTACCGGCGTTTGAGCAATAAACGGATCGTGATCGATTGTGATGAATAGACGCCCCTAATATTTATCTGCGCACAATTTACGTGAACACTGATTTGGTGCTCCTGAAGTAATAAATGTTTAAGACCAAATATTATTAATTAATATTTTTCTGCACATTAGGTTATTTTGAAGCCTACTACAAAACAGTTTGGGAGAACTATGAGTATAGTCAAATGAAatgacaagaaattatttaatctGACTATGCTAAGTTGTGATGATTACTATTCTGGAAAATCATAGTAATCTCTACTATAATTTGACATATTTGAAGATAGTTTTTACTATTTTGGACATGGTAGTAATAAACATGAGTGCATTGTTGCGTGTACCATACATTCGTTTTCAGTACATGGTAAAATTGATTGAAACATGGTTACGGTAACTCAAATCGTGTTTATGTCAACTGAATTTCGGCATAGTAAAAATAAACACATCCTAATGGTTCAAATTactataatatttttttcagtgtacagtgatttctctaaacTTCCTGTATCGCAGTGCTGGGAAATGTCACGAAGCTCATACTGCGGAGTACAAACTATgcaaatcacagctacccatggtGATAACTGCAAAACTATTCGCTACTGTAGTGTAGTTTGTTGAAATTCATTGGTAACCATTTGTTGCTACGGTAGCTCGCTACTGTAGGTCACAACGGTGGTTAGTTATTCTTTTACAACACAAGAGCAAAGTACTTCAGTTCTCTTCAATTTTTTGAGTGGCAAGGAAGACAGTGCATACTCCGGATCTAATGGAAGATATTGAAGATTCCCCAACTTGTAGTATGAAGATACAAGCTACGAAAAGAAAGGGACCATCTTTTGTATCGATGGTGAAAAACTTCATATTGGAAGCAGACGGAAAATTCAAATGCAAAATTGAAGAATTTGGAAGATGTGCGTATTCCCAGGAGAACTACGATGCTGGAAATTTCGTTCGGCATTTTCGGAACATGCACCACGACGTCGCTCAAAGATtgggattttccggaggaactccagccAAGAAAAAAAGATCGTCTGAGAAGCTAACCATTTTCTTCGATCGGCAAAAATTTTACGAAGCGTGCGTGAAGCTCGTTACAAAACACAATTTGCCTTTATGTTGTTTTGATTGGGAAGCTCTCCGACTTATTCTGGATCCACTGGCTGAAGCTCTTAATACAACGATAAATCGAAAGAATATGAAAAATCATCTCCAACGGATTTCTGGCTCAATTATTGAAGGTATCAAGCAAGAAATATCCGAAAGACTGATATCGATCAAGATCGACTCGGCTTCAAGATTTGGAAGACATATCCTGTGCATCAATGCCCAATATGAACTCAATCACGAAGTGATGACGCGCACACTATGTAAGATGTTACATTCCAATTCTTTAACATTTTTATACCAAACTGAATTtataatttgaaatgattttaggTATGATTGAAGTAAAAGAAAGTCAGACAGCTAAGTTCTTGAAAATCCAAATTCTGGAAGTTCTGAAGCGATTCAACATATCGCTTGATCAGATATTCTCGATCACTTCGGATAACGGGGCCAATATGATAGCAGCAGCAAAGAAGTTGCAGGAACAATTTTCAACCGCAGTTGCTTCGGACGACTGGGCAAATGAAGAAGACGTGATTGATAACACGGAAGAAATAATGGACGCTTTGAGTGTGGAGTTAAGTGATCATTTCAACATTGTTCGTTGTGCATCTCACACTCTTCAGCTTGCACTGAATGACGTTGTGTCAAATTCAGATGCAAATATCAAAATTGTGACGGAGTTCTCAAAAAGCAACCCGGGAgctacttgacagctgccgaacaacgtcagcgtacctaaaaattttggtccgggtggtactgtcagattcaaagcggcaagcgctacttttgaaaaggacgaaaaccgacaataacaaaccgcacaaaaaatattaaaacattaaattGAAACCTTAATTTGTTATTTCCgatttttttgtggtagataaatgcaaattaagtgcggcatgatgaatttgtttactagaagcgaacaTTATATCTATAGAACGggtaaaggcaaaatagtcgactttcataaaattaataagaaactcatgttttcttctagtgcggttattaagcaccagcaagtaataaattaggttacttatgctaacatttaaCAGTTAAATATCTGGCGGCAAAGCCAAAATGGAAATTAAAAATAATcttttgcagatgttttttttcgagtttgatcctCGGTTTGGTCTAGTatgctctctctcttcttggcgtaacgtcctcattgggacaaagcctgcttctcagcctagtgttctaagagcacttccacagttattaactgagagcttcctctgccaatgaccattttgcatgcgtatatcgtgtggcaggcacgaagatactctatgcccaaggaagtcaaggaaatttcctttacgaaaagatcctggaccgactgggaatcgaacccgtcaccctcagcatggtcatgctgaatacccgtgcgtttaccgcctcggctatatgggccctcggccCTCTggtctacagggtgcggcaggaaaaaatgcgaaaagttcaaggcactattacacgctaaatatgggatatacatgactattttttcatgacagtgtatcagtcaatgtctatattctagcactgaaaaataaaaatgaacatatttgatgtttaacatgtgataatgtagggctaataagcggatatcaataaactgcgcgcccaatggtcattaaacaaaatgactataacagtaacaaaattagctcaaattcgatgaaaaaccagaccacactgatctagagccatgtagtttcacataccagatgaaataagtacatatatttgatgatattgtagagaaaatcaaaaattttgttttataagatgcgaaatttagcgacctgtgcgattttctgcggtttgaaaattctggttgtcttcatcttcaggcgccgccctgtaaaggttagtgaccaaaatgggaaattttttaattaacttttcagaaaattagcctattatagatcatggaacgttgaaacatagattggttaatgtcaaatggacgaaaatgaggtttgaagttgaaaaacactttcgcattttttcctgccgcatactgtagtatgcgcagtcaccaattaatatgcaagaccgtttaaacatgtgcttttattacatttcttagaacaacaaaaagaaaaatcaaaataatttcaatttaatgaacattagtttttgcgcttctgttgaatacgtccttttgatacgaaacgctagcctcttgttggcttccactcaccacgaaacaaaaagatgttttcgcatggacaaaaattgttgcgtcagtgaaggaaggccccgttgtttacgaacagtagcgacatctgcgatttgcaagtaggtacgcgaaactgagctcatctgtcaagttacggaggGGTTGTCAAAAAGCGTCAAAAAGATCAAATTCAAGGCGTTTTTTGAATACCACAAGCTCTCGTACCcaccctaggggcaagacactgtgcgaaCGAGAGTTActcagagaaattctgagtaactctttttaccaatgatcgacgaaatttgtcgaaaaacacccctaaaactgcaagaaaagcgagatatcgggcaatgttgttttgattttgcgataaatcaggtaacacccaagcaaaaacgggagcaatcctgagaaattctgagcaactctgtgaaggaaaatgtactctccagcacagtgtcttgccccaagtacCCACCTCTGTGGGCGCCTACAAGATAGTGCGGAAAATACAAGATCATTC includes:
- the LOC115265845 gene encoding uncharacterized protein LOC115265845; protein product: MEDIEDSPTCSMKIQATKRKGPSFVSMVKNFILEADGKFKCKIEEFGRCAYSQENYDAGNFVRHFRNMHHDVAQRLGFSGGTPAKKKRSSEKLTIFFDRQKFYEACVKLVTKHNLPLCCFDWEALRLILDPLAEALNTTINRKNMKNHLQRISGSIIEGIKQEISERLISIKIDSASRFGRHILCINAQYELNHEVMTRTLCMIEVKESQTAKFLKIQILEVLKRFNISLDQIFSITSDNGANMIAAAKKLQEQFSTAVASDDWANEEDVIDNTEEIMDALSVELSDHFNIVRCASHTLQLALNDVVSNSDANIKIVTEFSKSNPGAT